Proteins encoded by one window of Desulfovibrio ferrophilus:
- a CDS encoding amino acid ABC transporter ATP-binding protein, with protein MITIENLHKSFGKLKVLKGIDLHVATGEVVCIIGPSGSGKSTVLRCINRLEDPTSGRIVVDGHDITDPNTNINLVRTEAGMVFQQFNLFPHMSVLSNVTLGPIKVRGVSRPEAEEQGRKLLAKVGLADKAANFPEQLSGGQKQRVAIARALALNPKVILFDEPTSALDPELVGEVLEVMKKLAREGMTMVVVTHEMGFAKEVADRVIFVDEGVIQEENAPHEFFANPKNPRLRDFLSKVVSHD; from the coding sequence GTGATCACTATTGAAAATTTGCATAAAAGCTTCGGGAAACTGAAGGTTTTAAAAGGCATTGATCTGCACGTTGCCACTGGTGAGGTTGTTTGCATTATTGGTCCTTCCGGGTCGGGCAAGTCCACGGTGCTTCGATGCATTAATCGTCTGGAAGACCCGACCTCAGGGCGTATTGTGGTGGACGGACATGATATTACCGACCCCAATACCAATATCAATCTCGTGCGGACCGAGGCCGGAATGGTCTTCCAGCAGTTCAACCTGTTCCCGCATATGAGCGTCTTGAGCAATGTGACTCTGGGCCCGATCAAGGTTCGGGGAGTATCCCGGCCCGAGGCCGAGGAACAAGGGCGCAAGTTGCTCGCCAAGGTTGGTCTGGCCGACAAGGCTGCTAATTTCCCCGAGCAGTTGTCCGGCGGGCAGAAGCAGCGCGTGGCTATTGCCCGTGCCTTGGCCCTTAATCCCAAGGTCATTCTTTTTGATGAGCCGACCAGCGCATTGGACCCCGAATTGGTGGGAGAGGTGCTGGAAGTTATGAAGAAGTTGGCGCGTGAGGGCATGACCATGGTTGTGGTGACCCACGAAATGGGTTTTGCCAAGGAAGTCGCTGACCGGGTGATCTTCGTGGATGAGGGCGTTATCCAGGAAGAGAACGCCCCGCACGAGTTCTTTGCAAATCCGAAAAATCCACGCTTGCGAGACTTTTTGAGCAAGGTTGTTTCCCACGATTAA
- a CDS encoding transporter substrate-binding domain-containing protein, producing MPHIISIALTILLLLASQQADAQDITVGMDDNYEPFSFIDKTSYSGFDVDIMSALCDIMGIGFTIKPMPFQDLVPALRQGKLDAAMAGIAITDKRTSHVAFSDPYFHGGQRMLVAANTTGFFTVDGLKGKNVGTKLGSDGSFFLYDNVPDATVSLFPHISDAYDELIHGRLDAIFFDSSAIGYFAMTKGKDKVRPLGPLYESQPYGIALPKDSLWIARFNDALWRIRENGTYKTIYYKWFGELPDDH from the coding sequence ATGCCCCATATTATTTCCATAGCCCTGACCATCCTTCTGCTTCTTGCTTCGCAACAGGCCGACGCGCAAGACATCACCGTAGGCATGGACGACAACTACGAACCTTTTTCCTTTATCGACAAAACAAGCTACTCCGGCTTCGATGTGGATATCATGAGTGCCCTCTGCGATATCATGGGAATCGGCTTCACGATCAAGCCCATGCCATTTCAGGACCTGGTCCCTGCCTTGCGGCAAGGCAAGCTTGATGCAGCTATGGCTGGCATCGCCATTACCGATAAACGAACATCTCATGTGGCCTTCTCCGATCCCTATTTCCATGGTGGCCAGCGCATGCTCGTCGCCGCGAATACAACCGGTTTCTTCACGGTGGACGGCCTTAAGGGGAAAAACGTTGGCACCAAGCTCGGTTCCGACGGTTCATTCTTCCTGTATGACAACGTGCCCGATGCAACAGTCAGCCTGTTCCCCCACATCAGCGATGCCTATGACGAATTGATCCACGGCAGGCTGGATGCCATCTTCTTTGATTCCTCCGCCATCGGTTACTTTGCCATGACCAAAGGGAAGGACAAGGTCCGACCCCTTGGGCCTCTGTATGAATCCCAGCCCTACGGCATCGCCCTGCCCAAAGATTCACTCTGGATTGCCCGTTTCAACGACGCCCTGTGGCGGATCAGGGAAAACGGCACCTACAAGACCATCTACTACAAATGGTTCGGAGAATTGCCCGACGATCATTGA
- a CDS encoding arylesterase, with product MAKLTPLINTLILIFFFAIGGCTPEPVMLRPLSPESIILAFGDSLTYGTGSGGLGFASPERTYPAELELLTGHPVINAGKPGELSAQGLNRLQQTLDRWQPELVILCHGGNDLLRRLPHQALKQHLSDMVRIIQNSDAQVILIGVPAPGLFLKTADAYTEIAYEFGIPLESTVLQDILADGALKSDTIHPNAKGYAKLAQHIDALLRASGALPALDSSPQ from the coding sequence ATGGCAAAGCTCACCCCCCTGATCAACACACTTATCCTGATATTCTTCTTTGCCATCGGTGGATGCACCCCCGAGCCAGTCATGCTTCGCCCTCTGTCGCCAGAGTCCATCATCCTCGCCTTTGGCGACAGCCTGACTTACGGTACGGGATCGGGCGGTCTGGGCTTTGCTTCGCCGGAACGTACCTACCCTGCCGAGCTGGAACTCCTGACGGGGCATCCCGTCATCAATGCCGGAAAACCGGGGGAACTCTCCGCCCAAGGACTCAATAGATTGCAGCAAACTCTGGATCGGTGGCAGCCCGAACTCGTGATTCTTTGTCATGGGGGGAATGACCTGTTGCGGCGCCTCCCCCATCAAGCACTCAAACAACACCTTTCCGACATGGTTCGAATTATTCAGAATTCAGATGCCCAAGTCATCCTCATTGGTGTCCCGGCCCCTGGTCTGTTCCTCAAAACTGCCGATGCTTACACCGAAATCGCCTATGAATTCGGCATACCGTTGGAATCGACAGTCCTTCAGGATATCCTGGCCGATGGGGCCCTGAAATCCGACACTATCCACCCCAACGCCAAAGGATATGCCAAACTCGCGCAACATATTGATGCGCTACTACGGGCAAGTGGCGCCTTGCCCGCCCTTGACTCCAGCCCTCAATAA
- a CDS encoding aminopeptidase has protein sequence MFSSSQLEQYAEIMLWALDASRPAPIESGDAVLVRFDIPALELAEALHRRLVKRHVNTVIRMNRTAAMEKDFYMNASPGQLSFVSHGTSDLFEQVAGSIHLLAPQALTHLADADPADIAAAARARKPFRDILDRRELKGDFSWTLCLYPTAGLAEKAGLSLEEYARQVAKACYLDRPDPLGEWKQTMKRVKELRSWLDGLDARRFRVESEHMDIEIDPGEARSWEGLTGHNIPSFELYLSPDWRGTRGVYYADQPSYRGGNYVEGVRLEFVDGRVVDATADRGEHFLQEQLRMDEGASKLGEFSLTDKRFSGISKFMAMTLFDENFGGDFGNCHVALGASYPSTYAGNPAELSDERRRDLGFNSSALHWDLVNTEPKIVTATLADGKTKVVYENGLFAC, from the coding sequence ATGTTTTCATCCTCCCAGCTTGAACAATATGCCGAAATTATGCTTTGGGCTCTGGATGCATCCAGGCCTGCCCCCATTGAGTCCGGCGACGCCGTGCTTGTCAGGTTTGATATCCCTGCCCTTGAATTGGCGGAAGCTTTGCATCGGCGTCTGGTGAAGCGGCACGTGAATACAGTTATCCGCATGAACAGGACCGCGGCGATGGAAAAGGATTTCTATATGAATGCCTCTCCGGGGCAGTTGTCCTTCGTGTCCCACGGAACTTCTGATCTGTTCGAGCAGGTGGCGGGCTCCATTCATCTGCTGGCGCCCCAGGCCTTGACGCATCTTGCCGATGCGGACCCTGCGGATATAGCGGCTGCCGCCCGTGCCCGGAAACCGTTTCGGGATATTTTGGATCGCAGGGAATTGAAGGGGGATTTTTCATGGACGTTGTGCCTGTATCCCACCGCAGGGTTGGCCGAAAAGGCCGGCTTGTCCCTTGAGGAATATGCCCGGCAAGTGGCGAAGGCATGCTACCTGGACAGACCTGACCCCCTTGGGGAATGGAAGCAGACCATGAAGCGGGTCAAGGAATTGCGGAGCTGGCTGGACGGCTTGGACGCGCGCCGGTTTCGGGTTGAATCCGAGCATATGGATATCGAGATCGATCCCGGCGAGGCACGGAGTTGGGAAGGTTTGACCGGTCACAACATCCCCAGTTTCGAGCTCTATCTGTCCCCGGACTGGCGCGGGACACGTGGCGTGTATTATGCGGATCAGCCTTCCTATCGCGGTGGGAATTATGTGGAGGGGGTCCGCTTGGAGTTCGTGGACGGCCGGGTGGTGGATGCCACTGCCGACCGGGGCGAACATTTTCTGCAGGAACAACTGCGCATGGACGAGGGTGCATCCAAATTGGGAGAGTTCTCTCTGACGGACAAGCGGTTCTCGGGGATCAGCAAGTTCATGGCCATGACGTTGTTTGATGAAAACTTTGGTGGTGATTTCGGAAACTGCCACGTGGCCCTTGGAGCGTCATACCCTTCGACTTACGCTGGAAATCCGGCGGAACTCAGTGACGAACGCAGGCGCGATTTGGGATTCAACTCTTCCGCATTGCATTGGGATCTGGTCAATACGGAACCCAAGATCGTTACAGCGACCCTGGCAGACGGGAAAACCAAGGTTGTCTACGAGAATGGCCTTTTTGCCTGCTAG